A single window of Vanessa atalanta chromosome 27, ilVanAtal1.2, whole genome shotgun sequence DNA harbors:
- the LOC125074117 gene encoding uncharacterized PE-PGRS family protein PE_PGRS54-like has protein sequence MNGRVVKALNLSFLILGVVALVYGRPKDSDEGHDVDAYNLVIDGRCPPSQIHHLLPHEYDCTKFYYCEYGLRYESPRDCAPGTEFSYEKQVCVHPLQANCNLPGRPTSTTVLTSTTTTAAPTTTTTTAAPTTTTTTAAPTTTTTTAAPTTTTTTAAPTTTTTTAAPTTTTTTAAPTTTTTTAAPTTTTTTAAPTTTTTTAAPTTTTTTAAPTTTTTTAAPTTTTRAPTTTTRAPTTTTSTTSSPGITLPNGCPAEFDVHKLLPHETDCDKFYYCVFGEKVQRQCAPGTYFNYKIQVCDWPHNVDCAGGGGGGGGGGGGGGGGGGGGGGGGGGGGGGGGDGGGGGGGVTLPNGCPADFDIHKLLPHESDCAKFYQCVHGNKVERNCAPGTHFNPALQVCDWPANVGCEGSGGGGGGGGGGGGGGGGGGGGGGGGGGDGGDGGDGGDGGSGGGGGEGGGGDGGGDGGDGGDGGSGGGGGGGGGGGGGGGGGGGGGGGGGGGGGDGGDGGAGGDGGDGDDGSDGGDGGGGGGGGGGGGGGGGGGGGGGGGGGGGGGGGGTLPNGCPADFSIDLLLPHETDCSKFYYCVHGNKVETRCALGTHFSPTLQACTWPEEAGCEAGSGGGGGGGGGGGGGGGGGGGGGGGGGGGGGGGDGGDGGDGGDGGAGGGGGGGGGGGGGGGGGDGGDGGDGGDGGSGGGGGGGGGGGGGGDGGDGGDGGDGGSGGGGGEGGGGDSGGDGVDGGDGGSGGGGGGGGGGGGGGGGGGGGGGGGGGDGGSGGGGGDGGDGGAGGDGGDGDDGSDGGDGGGGGGGGGGGGGGGGGGGGGGGGGGGGGGGGGTLPNGCPADFSIDLLLPHETDCSKFYYCVHGNKVETRCALGTHFSPTLQACTWPEEAGCEAGSGGGGGGGGGDGGDGGDGGAGGGGGGGGGGGGGGGGGDGGDGGDGGDGGDGGAGGGGGGGDGGGGGGGGGGGTQPESEKCKDECHVPQWAHETDCDKFWRCEGNQQVLGICSEGLHFNPHTQTCDFMCNVNCVRDTVQTTALRDGLKVFLPWDKVDRLINLSKRNEIAEITFDLI, from the exons atgaatggtCGAGTAGTTAAAGCTTTAAATC tgAGCTTTCTGATTCTGGGCGTCGTAGCTCTCGTCTACGGCAGACCCAAGGATTCCGACGAAGGACACGATGTCGACGCTTATAATTTAGTAATTGACGGTAGATGTCCCCCAAGTCAAATACATCATTTGCTACCCCACGAATACGATTGCACCAAGTTTTACTACTGTGAATATGGACTTAGATACGAAAGCCCTAGAGACTGTGCTCCTGGAACGGAATTCTCGTACGAGAAACAG gtTTGCGTTCATCCCCTACAAGCAAACTGTAACCTACCAGGACGTCCGACATCAACAACTGTATTAACGAGTACCACAACTACTGCAGCACCaactacaacaacaacaactgcAGCACCaactacaacaacaacaactgcAGCACCaactacaacaacaacaactgcAGCACCaactacaacaacaacaactgcAGCACCaactacaacaacaacaactgcTGCACCaactacaacaacaacaactgcAGCACCAACTACCACAACAACTACTGCAGCACCaactacaacaacaacaactgcAGCACCaactacaacaacaacaactgcTGCACCaactacaacaacaacaactgcAGCACCAACTACTACAACAACTACTGCAGCACCAACTACAACTACCAGAGCACCAACTACAACTACTAGAGCACCAACTACGACAACATCGACAACTTCAAGCCCCGGCATTACTTTACCCAATGGTTGTCCCGCTGAGTTCGATGTTCACAAGCTATTACCCCATGAGACGGACTGCGATAAGTTTTACTACTGCGTCTTCGGCGAAAAAGTTCAAAGACAATGCGCACCAGGCACATACTTCAATTATAAGATTCAA GTATGCGATTGGCCCCATAACGTAGATTGCGCAGGAGGAGGCGGTGGCGGCGGTGGAGGTGGTGGAGGCGGAGGCGGTGGAGGAGGTGGTGGAGGTGGAGGCGGTGGAGGTGGAGGCGGTGGAGGAGGTGATGGAGGTGGAGGCGGTGGAGGAGTCACACTACCAAATGGCTGTCCCGCCGACTTTGATATCCATAAACTATTGCCACATGAAAGCGACTGCGCCAAGTTCTACCAATGTGTTCATGGAAATAAAGTAGAGAGAAACTGTGCACCAGGAACGCATTTCAATCCAGCTCTCCAG GTATGCGATTGGCCAGCAAATGTTGGTTGTGAAGGAAGTGGTGGAGGCGGAGGCGGTGGaggcggcggcggcggtggAGGTGGAGGAGGCGGCGGTGGTGGAGGCGGCGGCGGAGGTGATGGAGGTGATGGAGGCGATGGTGGAGATGGAGGAAGTGGAGGCGGTGGAGGCGAAGGCGGCGGCGGAGATGGTGGAGGTGATGGAGGCGATGGTGGAGATGGAGGAAGTGGAGGTGGTGGAGGCGGAGGCGGAGGTGGTGGAGGTGGAGGTGGAGGCGGCGGAGGTGGCGGTGGAGGCGGCGGCGGTGGAGGCGGAGACGGAGGTGATGGAGGCGCTGGAGGCGATGGTGGAGACGGAGATGATGGAAGCGATGGTGGAGATGGTGGTGGTGGCGGCGGAGGTGGAGGCGGAGGCGGTGGTGGAGGCGGAGGCGGTGGAGGTGGAGGCGGTGGAGGTGGAGGCGGAGGCGGTGGAGGCGGTACTCTACCCAATGGTTGTCCCGCCGACTTCAGTATTGATTTACTATTGCCACATGAAACGGATTGCTCGAAGTTCTACTATTGTGTACATGGGAATAAAGTAGAGACACGTTGTGCCCTGGGAACGCATTTCAGCCCTACTCTTCAG GCTTGCACATGGCCGGAAGAGGCTGGATGTGAAGCTGGCAGTGGCGGTGGAGGCGGAGGTGGAGGCGGAGGCGGAGGCGGAGGCGGAGGTGGAGGCGGAGGCGGTGGCGGAGGCGGAGGCGGTGGAGGTGGTGGTGATGGTGGAGATGGAGGCGATGGTGGAGATGGTGGAGCCGGCGGTGGTGGAGGTGGAGGAGGTGGAGGCGGCGGCGGTGGAGGTGGAGGAGATGGTGGAGATGGAGGCGACGGTGGAGATGGAGGAAGTGGAGGTGGTGGAGGTGGCGGCGGAGGCGGTGGAGGCGGAGGTGATGGAGGTGATGGAGGCGATGGTGGAGATGGAGGAAGCGGAGGCGGTGGAGGCGAAGGCGGCGGCGGAGATAGTGGAGGTGATGGAGTCGATGGTGGAGATGGAGGAAGTGGAGGCGGTGGAGGCGGAGGCGGAGGTGGTGGAGGCGGTGGTGGAGGCGGCGGAGGCGGCGGTGGAGGCGGCGGTGGAGACGGAGGCAGTGGAGGTGGAGGTGGAGACGGTGGTGATGGAGGCGCTGGAGGCGATGGTGGAGATGGAGATGATGGAAGCGATGGTGGAGATGGTGGTGGTGGCGGCGGAGGTGGAGGCGGAGGCGGTGGTGGAGGCGGAGGCGGTGGAGGTGGAGGCGGTGGAGGTGGAGGCGGAGGCGGTGGAGGCGGTACTCTACCCAATGGTTGTCCCGCCGACTTCAGTATTGATTTACTATTGCCACATGAAACGGATTGCTCGAAGTTCTACTATTGTGTACATGGGAATAAAGTAGAGACACGTTGTGCCCTGGGAACGCATTTCAGCCCTACTCTTCAG GCTTGCACATGGCCGGAAGAGGCTGGATGTGAAGCTGGCAGTGGCGGTGGAGGCGGAGGTGGAGGCGGAG ATGGAGGCGATGGAGGCGATGGTGGAGCCGGCGGTGGTGGAGGTGGAGGAGGTGGAGGCGGTGGCGGTGGAGGTGGAGGCGATGGTGGAGATGGAGGCGATGGAGGCGATGGTGGAGATGGTGGAGCCGGCGGTGGTGGAGGTGGAGGAGATGGAGGCGGCGGCGGTGGAG gtggaggtGGAGGTACCCAACCTGAATCAGAAAAATGCAAAGATGAATGTCACGTACCACAGTGGGCACATGAAACGGATTGTGACAAATTCTGGCGTTGTGAAGGCAATCAACAAGTCTTAGGCATATGTTCTGAAGGCTTACACTTTAACCCACACACTCAAACTTGTGACTTCATGTGTAACGTTAACTGTGTGAGAGATACAGTCCAAACTACAGCTCTACGGGACGGACTCAAAGTATTCCTGCCCTGGGATAAAGTAGATCGGCTTATCAATCTGAGTAAACGAAACGAAATCGCAGAAATtacttttgatttgatttga